From Gammaproteobacteria bacterium:
AACGACTCGCCCTCCATCACGAGCAGCGCGCCGATACTTTTCTCCGACATTAGCTTGACCGCGTCGAACACCGTGGCGTCCGGATGGACGAACCAGATGTCGCGGCCTTTCGCATTCAGAATATCGTCAACAAATTTCATGGGTACTTAATCTCCTCGGCACCGCCAGTATCAGCTTGCATAGCCCGTGTCGCCCAGGGCAAGTTTAACCGCCGCCGCACGACGATGCATTGAGGAAAGCAGGCCTTGGCGTGTTTTTGTATGTGCAGTACGCTTGATGGGCGGCGTATGTATCGGGGCGTGGAACAGAGACTCCGCAAGTTGCCGGGTCCGACAGCGGCGGGCAGCTCAGTCCGTGCCCGCAGCGTAACTCAGGCGGTCATTCACGATGCTGGCGGCGGACGTGTAAGGATGCGCGTCATGCCGGACTGGCGACAGCAGATGGACGACGGCATGGCCGCGGACTTTGAGATAGTCGGCAATGAGCGCGCGATGACACCGCCACCAGACGGCTTCCGCGCACATCAGCGCGGTGCGCTGATGGCCGGCCAGCGCGATCACGCGGTCCGCGCCCTGGCGGAAAGCGTCGGTGTTCATGTAATCGGCATAGCCGCGAAAAGATGCATTGCGCCACGCGGTGTGCGGCGAGTCCGGCCGCGGTCGGCGTCGGCCGCCCAGTTCAGGAAGGGCGAGATAGTCTATGCCAGCAAGCTCGAGCGATTCGCTGAAATTCGGCTGGCTGAATTGCGGATTGCGGCGGGAACCCGGAAATCGGCGCACATCGGCAACCATTTCGATCGACGCACTTTCCAACAGCACGATTAATTCGCCCATAGAACGGGTTGAATGACCCACCGTCCATACCGGCGGATGGACACTTGACTGATCGGCCGTAAGCGCTCCTCATGTGCCATTTTCCGATTCGATAAAACCAGCTGGCAGCTATATAGAAAACGGTACCACGGATGAGACCTGCAATGAAGGCGGGATACCGCTGGCCGCGAACCCGTCCCGCGCCCTTAAGCTGCGAAACGGGCAGCGTTCAGTCGAAGAACGTCGTCCACTGACCGTTTATGACTCTGTCCCCGGAGTCGGTGAAATCGCCGTCGCCGTTGGCGTCAATGGAAATGCGGGCAGTACCGCCGCCGGTTGCCTGGTCTAGGTTAGGGGCGGGAAATAAGTATGCGTACCGCACGGATCGAGGTTAGCCTGATGCGACAACCAATCCACCGATCGGTCGGGAATTTTCGATTATCGGTATGAACGCATTGTCGATTATCGGTATGAAACTTGGCCGTTCATCGTTGGAGAACTTCGTATGAGCGAACGCATGGCGACTCTGTTCCGCACCCTCACATCCGGCGTGTACGTGATCGGCGCCGCGCACAAAGGCAAGACCAGCGCCTTCACGGCGGCATGGGTGATGCAGTTGTCGTTTAAGCCGCCGATGTTGGGGTTCAGCGTCAACCCGGATAATTTTTCTTACTCTCTGATCAAGGCGGGCAAGGTGTTTTCGGTGAACGTGCTGGAGCAGGGGAGTATGGATATGGCGCGTCTTCTCGG
This genomic window contains:
- a CDS encoding DUF488 domain-containing protein, with product MGELIVLLESASIEMVADVRRFPGSRRNPQFSQPNFSESLELAGIDYLALPELGGRRRPRPDSPHTAWRNASFRGYADYMNTDAFRQGADRVIALAGHQRTALMCAEAVWWRCHRALIADYLKVRGHAVVHLLSPVRHDAHPYTSAASIVNDRLSYAAGTD